CTTCTTCGCTGGGAAGGCGGCCAGTTGCGCGGGGTCGAGGTATTCGGTCTCCTCGCCCACTTTCTGCCGGGTCCGCGCGGCGTATTCGGCCAACATGTTCCGGTCGCCGCCGATGCCAAAGTTCTTGTCCCACCCGCGGTCGCTGTGCCGGAGGCGGAGGAAGCGGACCTTCCCGGTGCCGGTGCCGCCGCCGAACCCAGCCCCCTCGCCAGCGCCGTCTCCGGTCCCCGCGCTCCCCTGGCCCACCTGATAGAGATTCTGCGTCTCTTCGGTCAGCTTGACCTCAACCTTGTCGAGCGGCGGGGGCGAGAAGAGGATCGAACTGTACGGGTTGATGACGTACTTCTTGCGGACGACTTTCTGCACCTTCACGGTCGTCGCCTGGATCGAGTCCGACCCACCGCCCGAGGGCAACTCGTAAGGCTCCAGCGCGCCCTTGGGGAGGCTCAAGTGGGCGAGGAAATAGACGCCGAGAAAGAATAGGGAATACGCGGCTAACACGACAAAAGACTGCCGCAGGCGCTGACCGGAGCGGCCGTAGAGCCGGGCGGCCGGGTCGAGCGGGTTCCACCCGCGGCCGCCCGCGGTTGCCTCGCCGCCGACCGAAACGACTACCCGGCCGGATGTCGCCAGTGCGCGTCGTCGTTCGATTCGCTGCGCTGCACGCTCGACGCCGAAAACCGCCCATGCCAGGCCCAGCACGTACGCGATGACCCAAGCGGCGGAGATCGCCAGGCCGTTCCGTGTCACGGCGGCCAGGGCGGTGCAGAGCGCGAGAACCAGAACCGTTCCCAGCGCGGCCCGAAGTGGGGTCAGGCGAAAGCGGGGCATGAAGGCGCTCAAAACTTGTTGGCCGCAGATGAACGCGGATAAACGCGGATCAGAAGAGATAAAATAACCGATTCTTATCTTTTCTGATCCGCGTTTATCCGCGTTCATCTGCGGCGAAAATAGGCGGGGTTATTTCAGTTCCTTAAGCAGGTCGTCGTCTTTCTTGTCCAGAGGGTTTACCTTGGAGTTCGACGTCTTCGTGCCATTCTCGCCGAGTTTGTTCAAGATGTCCGATTTGGCCCCGACGGGCGGCTTCGTCGCGTCGGCGGCTACGGACGAACCGTTCGGCGCCTTCTTCGGGCCGGCATCGGGCGTGTTCGGTGTACCCGCATCGGCCTTCGGCTGGTCGGCCGCGGCGGCGGGCGTATCTGGTTTCGCGGCGGCCGCGGGGTTGCCGTCGCCCGTGTTTTGCTTCGCCAAAAAGTACGGAATGACCGTGAGCGCGGCGAACAGGATCGCAATGACGACCCCCGCCTGAATGCACGGGCGGAGCAAGCCGCCTTCCTGACTCAGGCCCAGCGCCTCCTGCGGGTCTTGCGTGCGGAAGCGGCGGAGGGCATCGGAGACGTCCGGCACGCGGCCGCGGTCGGCCGTGGCCGTTCGCGAACCCGGCGTCTGGTCGCCGTTAGGGTGGTTCGGAGTCATGGGGTTAATGGTCAGAACTCCGGGGGAAAGGGCGTATCGGCAGCCGGGACGGGCGCGACCCGTTGCGAACAAGTTTAACCGGAAGCCGGCCTCTCGCAACCCGCCCGCGTGCGAAGTCGCTCGTTCATCGGGCGGACATCAATTGATGCACCGGGCGGCAGTGTCCAAGAATTAAGACGGTCGCGGGTGGAAATCAGTTCCCTGCTCGGGTTACTCACTTGGCAAAAGCGAAGAACGCGCCGATTCCAATCACGTAGAGGAGCATCAACAAGATCTGCACGGCAAACAGAATCGACGCGGCGATGCCGAGGATTTTCCCGGCCTGGGTCGTTTGTCGGCCCTCCGGGTCCATCCGCCCTTCGTCCATCGCGCGGATGTCGGCGGCCCCCAACACCCACGCCACGATCCCGACCATCGGGCACTGCAGCGCGAGGCCGAGTATTCCGAGAACCAGGATCAGCATCCCGCGGTGAGGCTCGTCGTAGTGTGGGTCATCGTAATCATCATACTCGTCGTCGTCGTACTCCTCCTCTTCGACTGGCCGACGTTCGGCGGGTTTCTCTTCGGCGGGCCGTCCCTCGTCGGGCGTGTCTGTGGACATGGATGGCCCCCTCACGGGTTCGGGTGTTCGGACGGTTTGGCCGCGTCGGCCCCCGGCTTCTCGCCCGTCCCGTTCGCGACCGACTCGTGGTGGTGGGCGTGGTGGTGATCGTGATGATGATCGTAGTGGGCCGCCTTCTTCGCCAGGGCTTGTTCGTCGGCGGCCGTCATCACGGCCGTTTTGTCCGCGTCCGGATCGCCGTCGCTGCCCAGAACCACGGCCAGTTCGATCTCGGCTTCGTCCTTCGGCGGCGGGTCTTCGCCGGACCCCATCAGTCGGCCCCACGGCCGCCACCCGTCGACTTGTAGGCAGACGGCTTTGATCGCGGCCATCAACGGCATCGCCAGGAACAGCCCGGCCGTCCCCCACACGTACTCCCAGAACAGGCACGCCATGATGACGGTGGTGGCGTTCAGGTCCATGCTCCGGCCCATCACCCAGGGGACGATGATGTACCCCTCGAACGTCACGACGGCGGTGTAGAACACGGCGATTCCGAACGCCGCCCCGGGGCCGACGTGCAAAAGCGCGTCCAGCACGGGCGGGATGCCGGCGGCCATCGTCCCGAGGTACGGGACGTAGCAGAGGACTGCCGTCAGGAGACCCCAGAGTAACGCTTGCTTGAGCCCGATGGCGTGGTACACGGCCCCGAGAACGGTCCCCAAGCCGATGTTCACGACCGTTCGCCAGACGAGGTAGGCGCGGACGGCGTCGGCTATCTGGGCGAGGGCGGTCGTCACCCGCGACTGGGTGTCCGGGCTGGGGCCGAAGATGTTGCGAATCTTCCGGGCGAGCATTTCCCCTTCGAGCAACAGAAACAGGAGGATGAATAAGATCAGCACGCCCTGGAGGAGAAGTTCCCCACCCAGCCGGCTGAGGTCGAGTAGCGCGTTGGTGATGTAGTTCCCGTCGAAGGTCTTGCTCACGTACTGGTAGAACGCGGAGTTGTTCGGGTCGGGCGGAAACGCTTCCTCGGTCGGGAACGGGATCGAGTTCTGGGCGGCCGAGCGGAACTTGTTGTAGAACGCGTTCTTCGCAGCCTCGTCCCCCGGGCGGGGGAGGTCGGCGATGAGGCCGGGGATCGCGGTCGCGAAAATCGTGAAGATGGCCAGGCTGAATACCACGACCGCCATGACGACCGACAGGCAGGCGAAGAACCACGGGAATCGCCACCCGTCGCGGAGTCGCACGGCGTACGGCCAGAGGATCGCCGCGAGCAGGGCGGAGATCGTGAGCGGGACGAACATCGACCGCCCGAGATAAAGGGCGATGCTCGACCCGAGGAGGGCGAGGACGTTCAACCCGTACCGCGTGGCCGTCGTCAGGTTCAGGTTCATATCCGATGTCCCGGGGCGGAGGCGGTTACCCGTCGAGCAGTTCGGCGGCCCGTAGCGTGTTGGCCAGGAGCATGGTAATCGTCATCGGCCCGACGCCCCCGGGGACCGGCGACAGCGCGCCGGCGACGCCCGCCACCGCGGGGTCGACATCCCCGACGAGTTTGCCCGCGGCCCCGGGGTTGGTCCCGACGTCCACGACCGCGGCCCCCGACTTGACCATATCCGGCGTGATCAATCCGGCCCGCCCGACGGCGGCCACCAGCACGTCCGCGCGGCGACAGACGGCCGCCAGGTCCGGCGTCCGGGTGTGGGCCACCGTCACCGTCGCGTCACACCCGGCGGGGTTCGCCGTGGTCGCCTTCTGCATCATCAGGAGCGCTAAGGGTTTGCCGACGATGTTGCTCCGCCCGACCACGACGACCTCCCGCCCGGCGAGCGGCACGTCGTTTCGGCGGAGGAGGTGGACAACACCGTGCGGGGTACACGGGACGAACCGCGGGAACCCGGCGGCTAGCAGGCCGACGTTTTCGGGGTGGAACGCGTCCACGTCCTTGCGCGGGCCGACCGCGTGGATGACTGCGTCCTCGCGGATCTGCGGCGGGAGAGGGAGTTGAACCAGAATGCCGTGGACCGCAGGGTCGGTGTTCAGTGTATCCAACAACGCCAGTAAATGCGACTCCGAAGTGTGGACCGGCAGGTG
This portion of the Fimbriiglobus ruber genome encodes:
- a CDS encoding DUF4159 domain-containing protein, which encodes MPRFRLTPLRAALGTVLVLALCTALAAVTRNGLAISAAWVIAYVLGLAWAVFGVERAAQRIERRRALATSGRVVVSVGGEATAGGRGWNPLDPAARLYGRSGQRLRQSFVVLAAYSLFFLGVYFLAHLSLPKGALEPYELPSGGGSDSIQATTVKVQKVVRKKYVINPYSSILFSPPPLDKVEVKLTEETQNLYQVGQGSAGTGDGAGEGAGFGGGTGTGKVRFLRLRHSDRGWDKNFGIGGDRNMLAEYAARTRQKVGEETEYLDPAQLAAFPAKKSPPLIYVSGTQSLPLTPADKRVLNQYLTERHGMILGDNLGGQGFHHNFIAVMNEVTGTTPVAIPRDDRIHQRPYAIPQLPVVVAHGGTTPLGWKIDGRWVVYYHPGALGDAWRDDHAGIKKDVYEMCYQLGVNIIYYAHREYNQWLISQKP
- a CDS encoding AI-2E family transporter, producing MNLNLTTATRYGLNVLALLGSSIALYLGRSMFVPLTISALLAAILWPYAVRLRDGWRFPWFFACLSVVMAVVVFSLAIFTIFATAIPGLIADLPRPGDEAAKNAFYNKFRSAAQNSIPFPTEEAFPPDPNNSAFYQYVSKTFDGNYITNALLDLSRLGGELLLQGVLILFILLFLLLEGEMLARKIRNIFGPSPDTQSRVTTALAQIADAVRAYLVWRTVVNIGLGTVLGAVYHAIGLKQALLWGLLTAVLCYVPYLGTMAAGIPPVLDALLHVGPGAAFGIAVFYTAVVTFEGYIIVPWVMGRSMDLNATTVIMACLFWEYVWGTAGLFLAMPLMAAIKAVCLQVDGWRPWGRLMGSGEDPPPKDEAEIELAVVLGSDGDPDADKTAVMTAADEQALAKKAAHYDHHHDHHHAHHHESVANGTGEKPGADAAKPSEHPNP
- a CDS encoding bifunctional 5,10-methylenetetrahydrofolate dehydrogenase/5,10-methenyltetrahydrofolate cyclohydrolase, with amino-acid sequence MTARVLDGKQLAQTMRVEIAAAVAARTAAGKRPPGLAVVLIGDNKASAAYVRNKQKGCAEVGMGSWLHHLPVHTSESHLLALLDTLNTDPAVHGILVQLPLPPQIREDAVIHAVGPRKDVDAFHPENVGLLAAGFPRFVPCTPHGVVHLLRRNDVPLAGREVVVVGRSNIVGKPLALLMMQKATTANPAGCDATVTVAHTRTPDLAAVCRRADVLVAAVGRAGLITPDMVKSGAAVVDVGTNPGAAGKLVGDVDPAVAGVAGALSPVPGGVGPMTITMLLANTLRAAELLDG